A genomic region of Candidatus Marimicrobium litorale contains the following coding sequences:
- a CDS encoding phosphotransferase, with protein MSQAPPAKHSLAEALQSDRLSKLLGASVLATRVVDAHDGTTGRAVLELDTLNDTLPPRLFAKFPPEDEMQRAFVTSAGMGKREALFYEVLSSEVPVRVPRSYAAHSDEEGEDYLMLLEHLVDSDCTFDNASSRYSLEYVKQVLNAFASLHAAYWDSPRFSTDLSWVEPPLQHEIAIELVGLSLDQHADAMPAVFREMADLYLSKADAIHQLWRRGTPTLIHGDVHDGNLFYDGDQPGFLDWALVAQAPAMRDIGYFLAGTLSSDDQRNAAGDLLAHYRNQLQMRGIEPPSLEELWQQYQWHAAYVWVGATVTLAMGDAWQPVSYVMASLERLHDAMETIGSVEAIRSAL; from the coding sequence TCTAAATTGCTGGGCGCGTCTGTGCTGGCAACAAGGGTCGTCGATGCACATGACGGCACCACTGGGCGCGCGGTACTCGAGCTGGACACCCTGAACGATACGCTACCGCCCCGCCTGTTTGCCAAATTTCCGCCAGAGGATGAAATGCAGCGTGCATTTGTCACGTCTGCGGGCATGGGCAAACGTGAGGCGCTGTTCTACGAGGTATTGTCCAGTGAGGTGCCGGTGCGAGTGCCCCGCAGCTATGCAGCTCACAGTGACGAAGAGGGTGAAGACTACCTTATGTTGCTTGAGCATCTGGTCGATAGCGACTGTACATTCGACAATGCCAGTAGCCGTTACTCCCTGGAGTACGTGAAGCAAGTCCTGAATGCATTCGCTAGTCTTCACGCAGCCTACTGGGACTCGCCTCGTTTCTCGACCGATTTGTCATGGGTAGAGCCGCCCTTGCAGCACGAAATCGCAATTGAACTGGTAGGCCTGTCTCTGGATCAACACGCTGACGCCATGCCGGCGGTCTTCCGAGAAATGGCTGATCTATACCTGTCGAAGGCTGATGCGATTCATCAGTTATGGCGGCGGGGAACGCCCACATTGATTCACGGCGATGTGCATGACGGCAATCTTTTTTATGACGGCGACCAACCGGGGTTCCTCGACTGGGCGCTGGTTGCGCAGGCTCCCGCCATGCGGGATATAGGCTATTTCCTCGCGGGCACACTGTCGAGTGATGATCAGCGTAACGCCGCCGGGGATTTGCTGGCGCACTATCGGAATCAGTTGCAGATGCGTGGGATTGAACCGCCTTCACTGGAAGAATTGTGGCAGCAGTATCAATGGCACGCGGCGTATGTCTGGGTCGGCGCGACCGTGACGCTCGCTATGGGCGACGCCTGGCAACCGGTTAGTTACGTCATGGCCTCACTTGAGCGCCTGCATGACGCTATGGAAACCATTGGTTCTGTTGAGGCTATCCGCAGCGCGCTGTAA